Below is a genomic region from Bacteroidota bacterium.
GGCCATTTCCCTATCACCATTCACGCCTTTCTCACGTATGATGGCTGCTTTTACTCCTGATTTTTGCGTTCTGCTTTTATCAATTCCGTATTGATTACATTTTCCTGTAAATCCTTGAGGGAATTGGAAACTTAATTCTTGATTCTTATAATTGTTATAGCGATCTAACGCTAATTCTGGTTTTGCCTGTTTGCTATCGAATAAGTAAGAGGTATAATACCACTTGTCACGCATCTTGTCAATATCCAAAGAACAAATATTTGAGATATTAAAAACTCTATCCTGTTTAACTTCCGCTATTTGAATGGCCCTAATTCCTTTCTCAGCTAATTCACTCAGAGCATCATCACCTTCGACCTGAATAATAATTCCCGGATTTTCAGCAAATAATAACTTGATTTTATCTTGTGCTTCAATTCCAGAAAGATTAACCTCTAATCCTAAATTAGAAACAGGGAAGCACATTTCTAAAAGAGTCGTAACGAGTCCTCCGGCAGAGATATCATGACCTGCTAAAACTTTGTTTTCCTGAATAAGATGCTGAACACTTTCAAAAGCTTTTTTGAAATAATCAGTGTCAATTACATCAGGCGTTTTTTGTCCTAAACCATTAAGCACCTGAGCAAAACTGCTTCCACCCAGTTCTTTTGTAGCATTTGAGAAATCAATGTAAAGTAATTTACTTTCTTTTACATCTTTCAGTTCGGGAGTAACTACCTGATTGATATTGCTCACCTCTCCAACAGTAGAAATAATAACCGTACCCGGGGAATACACTTTTTCACCATCTGGATATTTCTGCACCATGGAAAGCGAATCTTTTCCTGTCGGAACGTTAATTCCCAAGGCGATGGAGAAATCCGAAACAGCCTTAACAGCTTTATATAATCTGTAATTCTCTCCTTCATTTTTGGCAGGCCACATCCAGTTAGCACTTAAGGAAACACCCTTCAATCCTTGCTCAATGGGCGCCCAAACCATGTTGGTAAGCGCTTCGGCAATGGCTAAACGTGACGCAGCTTCAGGATTGACTAGTCCTGCGATAGGTGCATGTCCGATAGATGTAGCAATCCCTTTATTTCCACTATAATCAATAGCCGTAACAGCTACATTGTTTAACGGAAGTTGGATTGGACCAGTACTTTGCTGTTTGGCAACTTTACCTGTAACCGAACGGTCTACCTTATTGGTCAGCCAGTCTTTGCAAGCTACTGCTTCCAGTTGCAAAACATCATCAATATACTGAATCAACTTACTCTCTTCATATACCAATTCAGGATATTTTTGTTCGAAAGATTTGTCTTCCAGAACAGACTTGGGTGGTTTGCCAAACAAATAAGGAAGTGCGATATCCATTGGGTTTCGACCTTCGGCAGCTTCAAATTTGAAATGCTGATCTCCTGTACATTCACCCACATCATAAATGGGAGCTCTTTCTCTTTCAGATACTTTATTCAAGAGCTCAAGATTATCTTTATCGATAATCAAACCCATGCGCTCCTGCGATTCATTTCCAATAATTTCTTTAGCGGAAAGTGTTGGATCACCGATAGGAAGTTTGTTCATTTGAACAGTTCCTCCACTCTCTTCAACCAGTTCAGAAATAGAATTTAAATGTCCACCTGCACCATGATCATGAATTGAAATGATAGGATTCATATCTAATTCTGCCATGGCACGAATTGCATTGCAGACTCGCTTTTGCATTTCAGGATTGGAGCGTTGAACAGCATTCAACTCAACTTTATTGGAAAACTCACCGGTAGCAACAGACGACACTGCGCCTCCACCCATGCCAATGCGGTAGTTATCGCCACCCATCACCACAATACGATCACCCGTTTTTGGACTATCTTTTATTGCATCTTCTTTTTTACCATAGCCAATTCCTCCAGCCTGCATGATCACTTTATCAAAACCATACTTTCTTAGCTCTTCTTCAGAGAGTTTTTCAAAATGCTCGAATGTCAATAGACTACCGCAAATAAGCGGTTGACCGAATTTATTTCCAAAATCAGAAGCTCCATTGGAAGCTTTGATTAAAATTTCTTCTGGCGATTGATACAACCATTTACGGGCATCAGTTGCTTGCTCCCAACTTCTGTTTTCTTCTAATCGAGGGTAGGAAGTGATATAAACAGCTGTTCCTGCTATGGGCATACTAGCTTTACCGCCAGCCATTCTATCCCTGATTTCACCTCCTGTACCTGTTGCAGCCCCATTGAATGGTTCTACAGTAGTCGGGAAATTATGTGTTTCAGCCTTTAGAGAAATGACGGTTTCTTTCTTTTTCAAACAAAAGAAATCTGCTTTATCCTGACTTTCTGGTGCAAATTGCAGCATCTCAGGTCCATCAACAAAAGCCACGTTATCTTTATAGGCAGAAATAATTCTATTGGGATTTTCTTTGGAAGTTTTCTTGATCATTTCAAACAATGATTCCTCCATTTCTTCCCCATCGATTATGAATTTACCGTTGAATATTTTATGTCGGCAATGTTCTGAATTTACCTGGGCAAAACCATATACTTCACTATCTGTTAATAATCTTTTTATCTGTTTTGCAACTCCTTTCAGATAGTCGACTTCATCTTCACTCAAGGCCAAACCTTCTGCTTCGTTATATAAGCCAATATCAAAAATCATATCAACCTTTT
It encodes:
- the purL gene encoding phosphoribosylformylglycinamidine synthase: MIIYFQGAENKFFVVECEDWLSEEEVKRLSWLFSDAKILLEQKLTGLFVGPRKEMITPWSTNAVEITQNMGISNIKRIEEFLQVESVEAEFDPMLEVIYQNPGQKVFAISKKPEKVDMIFDIGLYNEAEGLALSEDEVDYLKGVAKQIKRLLTDSEVYGFAQVNSEHCRHKIFNGKFIIDGEEMEESLFEMIKKTSKENPNRIISAYKDNVAFVDGPEMLQFAPESQDKADFFCLKKKETVISLKAETHNFPTTVEPFNGAATGTGGEIRDRMAGGKASMPIAGTAVYITSYPRLEENRSWEQATDARKWLYQSPEEILIKASNGASDFGNKFGQPLICGSLLTFEHFEKLSEEELRKYGFDKVIMQAGGIGYGKKEDAIKDSPKTGDRIVVMGGDNYRIGMGGGAVSSVATGEFSNKVELNAVQRSNPEMQKRVCNAIRAMAELDMNPIISIHDHGAGGHLNSISELVEESGGTVQMNKLPIGDPTLSAKEIIGNESQERMGLIIDKDNLELLNKVSERERAPIYDVGECTGDQHFKFEAAEGRNPMDIALPYLFGKPPKSVLEDKSFEQKYPELVYEESKLIQYIDDVLQLEAVACKDWLTNKVDRSVTGKVAKQQSTGPIQLPLNNVAVTAIDYSGNKGIATSIGHAPIAGLVNPEAASRLAIAEALTNMVWAPIEQGLKGVSLSANWMWPAKNEGENYRLYKAVKAVSDFSIALGINVPTGKDSLSMVQKYPDGEKVYSPGTVIISTVGEVSNINQVVTPELKDVKESKLLYIDFSNATKELGGSSFAQVLNGLGQKTPDVIDTDYFKKAFESVQHLIQENKVLAGHDISAGGLVTTLLEMCFPVSNLGLEVNLSGIEAQDKIKLLFAENPGIIIQVEGDDALSELAEKGIRAIQIAEVKQDRVFNISNICSLDIDKMRDKWYYTSYLFDSKQAKPELALDRYNNYKNQELSFQFPQGFTGKCNQYGIDKSRTQKSGVKAAIIREKGVNGDREMAYIMHLAGLDVKDVHMTDLISGRDDLSDVNMIVFVGGFSNSDVLGSAKGWAGAFLYNEKAKAALDNFYAREDTLSLGVCNGCQVMTELELVYPKHDKYPKMKRNASGKFESGFINVDVLENDSVMLKSLAGSRLGIWIAHGEGKFELPKAENDYLIPMKFSYDAYPANPNGSPHATAAIVSEDGRHLAMMPHLERAFYPYHWANYPADRKQDEITPWVEAFVNAKKWIEGK